ACTGGAACCCGCCGGACTTTTAGTTGAGATTCTGAATGAGGACGGAACAATGGCACGTTTACCTCAGCTTATGGAGGTGTCTAAAAAGTATGATTTAAAGATTATATCCATTGAAGATCTTGTGGCTTATAGAATGAATCATGATTCTCTGATCGATAAAATAGAAGATTTTTCTGTGGTCACAAGATTTGGCAAGTATTGTCTAAGGGCTTATCAGCAAACGAACAATGGCCAGGTTCATTTGGCGCTAACCAAAGGTAGTTGGAAATTAGGTGAGGAGGTACTTGTAAGGGTGAATTCGACCCTTATCAATAATGATATTGTTGGAACCCTTATGAACAATCCGGATGACCGGCTTGGAAAGATGTTTGATATCATCAATAAGGAAGGAAAGGGTGCCGTAGTATTCATAAATCAGGAATATCAGTCTTTTGACTTAATTAATCGATTGAAGCATTTAAAAAAGATTGAATCCGATATGGATGCACCAGAACCTATGTTGAAAATGGATGAAAAGGATTTTGGAATAGGAGCACAAATACTGCATGATCTGAAAATCAACAAGATAAAATTAATTTCCAACAGCAAATACTCCGGAAAAAGGGTAGGAATGATCGGTTACGGGCTGGAAGTGGTTCGGTATGTTTCTTTTTAGTATTTAGGCCTGGATTTTTGTAAATTGCTGCTGGTGAATTCACTTAGAAAAATATTGTACCCCTTTTCCCTTCTATATGGATTTATCATTAGTATCCGAAACACCTGTTTTGATTTAGGGATCCTTGAATCAAAATCTTTTGATTTTCCGGTAATCGTCGTGGGTAATTTGAATGTTGGGGGCACAGGAAAGTCACCGATGATTGAATATTTGATTCGTAGCTTCGAATCTGATTTCAAAACCGCGGTATTAAGCCGGGGATATGCCAGAAAAACCAAAGGGTTTTTAATGGCTTCAGAAGGATGCACAGCAAGGGATATAGGTGATGAGCCCTATCAATTTTTTAGAAAATTTAAAAATTTGACGGTGGCAGTAGATGAAAAAAGAGTGAGAGGTATTGAAAAACTCAAACAGATCAAACCCGAACTTGAATTGATGCTTCTGGATGATGCCTTTCAACATCGCTATGTAAAAGCAGGTTTTAGTATTTTGTTAACTGCTTATGATGATTTGTATGTTGATGATCTATTGCTTCCCGCCGGGAATTTGAGAGAATCTGTATCAGGTGCAAGGCGCGCTAACGTGGTTGTTGTGACCAAATGTCCGGCGAGTCTGGATAAGAGAAAAAAGCGTGAAATTATTGCAAAGCTATCCCCATCTTTTAACAGGGACATTTTTTTTAGCACCGTCGATTATGATGATCTGATCATCAATGATAAAGGGGATAAAATAGATATGGGCGTTCTAAATGAGTATCAGGTATTACTGGTAACAGGAATTGCAAATCCAACAATACTTGAGGGCTTTCTCAGAGACAGACAAGTGAACTTTGAACCATTAAAATTTTCGGATCATCAGTTTTTTGGAGAAAAAGAGCACAAAGCAATTGAGAATAAATTTAATATGTTGTCCTCAGGCAAAAAGCTTATTCTTACCACTGAAAAAGATTATGTGAGAAGCTTTCAGAATGTTGACCTGCCGGTTTATTATATTCCTATTAGGACGAGAATATTGTATGAGGATGAAAAATTTAATAATATAATTCAAAATTATGTACGACAAAATTAAGGAGACCACAAGGTTTCTGCTGGATATTGGAATTGATAAAGCTCAAGTGGGTATTGTTTTAGGTACTGGTTTGGGCGGAATAGTCAATATGATTAAAATTGAGAAAAAGATTCCATATCACGATAT
This DNA window, taken from Lutimonas zeaxanthinifaciens, encodes the following:
- the lpxK gene encoding tetraacyldisaccharide 4'-kinase, with the protein product MNSLRKILYPFSLLYGFIISIRNTCFDLGILESKSFDFPVIVVGNLNVGGTGKSPMIEYLIRSFESDFKTAVLSRGYARKTKGFLMASEGCTARDIGDEPYQFFRKFKNLTVAVDEKRVRGIEKLKQIKPELELMLLDDAFQHRYVKAGFSILLTAYDDLYVDDLLLPAGNLRESVSGARRANVVVVTKCPASLDKRKKREIIAKLSPSFNRDIFFSTVDYDDLIINDKGDKIDMGVLNEYQVLLVTGIANPTILEGFLRDRQVNFEPLKFSDHQFFGEKEHKAIENKFNMLSSGKKLILTTEKDYVRSFQNVDLPVYYIPIRTRILYEDEKFNNIIQNYVRQN
- the ribB gene encoding 3,4-dihydroxy-2-butanone-4-phosphate synthase, which translates into the protein MEDNTASVIKLNTIEEAIEDIKNGKMVIVVDDESRENEGDFIAAAEMVTPEMINFMATNGRGLICAPLTESRCEELDLHLMVGKNTVLHNTQFTVSVDLIGHGCTTGISAHDRAKTVKALTLKETQAEDLGRPGHIFPLRAKDGGVLRRTGHTEAAIDLAKLAGLEPAGLLVEILNEDGTMARLPQLMEVSKKYDLKIISIEDLVAYRMNHDSLIDKIEDFSVVTRFGKYCLRAYQQTNNGQVHLALTKGSWKLGEEVLVRVNSTLINNDIVGTLMNNPDDRLGKMFDIINKEGKGAVVFINQEYQSFDLINRLKHLKKIESDMDAPEPMLKMDEKDFGIGAQILHDLKINKIKLISNSKYSGKRVGMIGYGLEVVRYVSF